A window of Flavobacterium psychrophilum genomic DNA:
TGAAGCTTTAAGTTCACCTTTAATTACATAAGAAGCGAAGATATTACCCATTGTACTGTCTTCCCATCCTGGTACAATTATAGGTAAATTTTTCTCTGCTGCAGCGTACATCCAGCTATCTTTTAAGTCAATTTCGTAATATTCTTCAAGAACACCTGAAAGTAACATTTTGTACATAAATTCATGTGGTAAATAACGCTCACCTTTATCGTCTGCATCTTTCCATATTTTATAAATATGTTTTTGTAAGCGACGGAAAGCCTCGTGTTCAGGGATACATGTATCTGTTACACGGTTAAGTCCTCTTTCTAAAAGATCCCATTCTTCCTGAGGAGTAAGGTCTCTGTAGTTAGGAACACGCTCGTAATGAGAGTGAGCCACAAGGTTCATAATATCTTCTTCAAGGTTAGCCCCTGTACATGAAATGATTTGTACTTTATCTTGACGGATCATTTCGGCGAAAATTTTCCCAAGTTCTGCCGTACTCATTGCTCCTGCAAGTGTAACCATCATTTGTGCACCATCCTGAAGTTGCTTTTCGTATCCTTTAGCAGCATCCACCAAAGCGGCACTATTAAAGTGCAGGTAGTACTTTTCAATAAACTGGCTAATTGGTCCTTTGCTCATTGTTGTCTTTATTTAAATTCAAGTTTATTTCTTTTCTCTGTTGTATCCTAAGATATCAAGTACTTCTTCAGCCTGTTGTTGTTCTGAAAATATTTCGGTTGCTAATATACCATTTTCATCCCTGTCTATCAAAATGTGTTTCGGCTGGGGGATAAGGCAGTGGTGAAGACCTCCGAAACCACCAATAGTTTCCTGATAAGCACCTGTGTTGAAGAAACCAATATACAAAGGTTTTTCTTTATTGTACTTAGGCAGGTATATGGCGTTCATGTTTTGCTCCGAGTTATAGTAATCATCGCTGTCGCAGGTAAGGCCTCCAAGTAGTACTCTTTCGTACTGATCGTTCCAACGGTTAACAGCAAGCATGATGAAACGCTTGTTGATAGCCCAGGTGTCAGGTAGTGTTGTAATGAAAGATGAGTCGATCATATTCCATTTTTCTCTGTCATTCTGTTGTTTTTGGTAAAGGACCTGGTAGATTGCACCACCGCTTTCACCTACTGTAAACGATCCAAACTCTGTGAATATATTCGGCACCGGTACATCAGCGTCATCACATGCAATCTTGATCTGATTAAGGATCTCATCGATCATGTATTGATAATCGTATTCAAAAGCCAGTGAATTTTTGATAGGGAATCCACCACCAATATTAAGGCTGTCCAGGGAAGGGCATTCTTTTTTAAGGTTAACATATACCTTTAAACATTTTACAAGCTCATTCCAGTAATATGATGTATCACGTATACCGGTATTAATAAAGAAGTGAAGCATTTTTAGCTCTACTTTTTTATTCTCGTGAATTTGTTTTCTGTAAAAAGGAAGAATGTTTTTATAACCGATACCCAAACGAGATGTATAAAACTCAAATTTAGGTTCTTCTTCGGCAGCAATACGAATACCGATTTTAAACTTACCGTTTATCTGCTCCTGAAGCAGGTCCAGCTCTTCGTAGTTGTCAATAATAGGAATAGTCCTGTTATGACCTCCATTGATAAGCCTTGCTATGTTTTCTATATACTGGGCTCTTTTAAAGCCGTTGCATATTACATAAGTGTTCTTATTTATTTTGCCGTTAGCTAAAAGATTTTCAACGATGTTAACGTCAAAAGCGGCAGAAGTTTCAATATGTATATTGTTTTTAAAAGCCTCATTCATGATATATTCAAAGTGAGAGCTCTTCGTGCAATAGCAGTAATAATATTTACCGTCGTACTTGGTCTTTTCCATTGCATTCCTGAACCAGCCTTTGGCTTTACGGATATTATTGGAAATTTGAGGCAGGTAAGTAAACTTTAAAGGAGTACCATATTGCTCGACAAGTTTCATCAGGTCTATGTTGTGAAACTGAAGGTTGTCTTTGTTAAGAGTGAATTCTTCCTGAGGAAAGTAAAAAGTCTGGTTTATAAGGTCGAAATATTTTGTGTTCATTTGGAAAGTTAAATAAAAGATTATAAAAATAAGAGCATTTTCCTAAAATTATAATCTGATTTTCAAACCCTTATATTAGCATAGATTATTTGTAGCTTTTCTTTACAGGTATTTTCGTTATATATAACCGACATGTCTCCAAGTTTACGCGGCGAAAAAACCGAACTATTTGCCTCTGCAAAAGCCCTGAATTTACTGATAGTCCCAAAAAGGGAAAACATGTTATGGTTCATTTTCATCTCGGCAAATGTAAAAAATATTACTTCGTATTTAAAAACAAATGTCTTAAAAAATTGTTAGTTTTGATAGTCGTCAAATCCATTGATAATCAGGTTGTTTTCTACGGTTTGGTTAATAACTGTTTTTCCTGTTCCGTCAAGCAGTACAAATTGAACCTCTCCTGACACATTTTTTTTATCGTGAACGAGTAATTTAATTATATTTTGAATATCCTCGGCAGTGAAATTAACCTTATCAAAAATGCCGTTTACCACCGTTTTTATTTCGTGGTATTCCTCAAGTGTTATCAGGTTTTTGTCTAAAGAAAAATAGGCTTCAATGATCATTCCTATCGCTATAGCTTCGCCATGTAATAAAGCTGTAGTATTTGGATTTTCAAGAAAGTAAGATTCAATAGCGTGGCCAATAGTGTGTCCGAAATTTAACGCTTTTCGAATTCCTTTTTCTGTAGGGTCCTGTTCTACAATGTTTTTCTTTATAATTACCGATTGG
This region includes:
- a CDS encoding deoxyhypusine synthase, producing the protein MSKGPISQFIEKYYLHFNSAALVDAAKGYEKQLQDGAQMMVTLAGAMSTAELGKIFAEMIRQDKVQIISCTGANLEEDIMNLVAHSHYERVPNYRDLTPQEEWDLLERGLNRVTDTCIPEHEAFRRLQKHIYKIWKDADDKGERYLPHEFMYKMLLSGVLEEYYEIDLKDSWMYAAAEKNLPIIVPGWEDSTMGNIFASYVIKGELKASTMKSGIEYMTFLADWYTKNSSKGVGFFQIGGGIAGDFPICVVPMLYQDMEMHDVPFWSYFCQISDSTTSYGSYSGAVPNEKITWGKLDINTPKFIIESDATIVAPLIFAYLLDL
- a CDS encoding decarboxylase, translated to MNTKYFDLINQTFYFPQEEFTLNKDNLQFHNIDLMKLVEQYGTPLKFTYLPQISNNIRKAKGWFRNAMEKTKYDGKYYYCYCTKSSHFEYIMNEAFKNNIHIETSAAFDVNIVENLLANGKINKNTYVICNGFKRAQYIENIARLINGGHNRTIPIIDNYEELDLLQEQINGKFKIGIRIAAEEEPKFEFYTSRLGIGYKNILPFYRKQIHENKKVELKMLHFFINTGIRDTSYYWNELVKCLKVYVNLKKECPSLDSLNIGGGFPIKNSLAFEYDYQYMIDEILNQIKIACDDADVPVPNIFTEFGSFTVGESGGAIYQVLYQKQQNDREKWNMIDSSFITTLPDTWAINKRFIMLAVNRWNDQYERVLLGGLTCDSDDYYNSEQNMNAIYLPKYNKEKPLYIGFFNTGAYQETIGGFGGLHHCLIPQPKHILIDRDENGILATEIFSEQQQAEEVLDILGYNREKK